The genomic DNA TGCCTATTAACCCTAAAAGTCAATGTTTAAGCCTTTTTATAACGTTTAATTTTAAGCTAAGTCTTAATCTCCACAGAAAATAAATTGAACACACgattattttatagaaaaaatagagTGCCTAATAGACTACTTATTATTACGAGTTCGTgctaactttttaaaataaaataaaaatacaaatatcaaACCATCGACCCATGTTGTTTCAACTTTAAGTTCATTCCGAGACTTATAACctgacataaaataaataaattatagttaaGTGTTAAAGAGTAATATATTAAGTATTGAGAAggcataatttaattttgataattattaagtgaagaagaagatatataataatatatatttgcttCATACCAACCGAACAGAGACATgatgaagaagagtaaataaGAGGAAAAAGAAGTCATTGAGCGGTTGggtacaaataaattaattgctTAATATCGTCTCAGAATAGAAATTTCACTGTTCCCTCTTTTAATGTGAAAAGGATTTGACGTAACAGACCATCCATCCATAACATGTCcgattcatttatattttactattttcatattttattattacaaacatctaattctaatttaattcaattgCCTCCCATCTTGTCATAAACACGgtactaataaattaataataatatttattattattgttaagtAGGAGAATTCTAAtcataaatattacaaaaatagcTGAAATAGAATCACTATATGAGTATAGAGTTGTGctaaatttaatttacttttttaaatgaGATGTTACATTTTCacgaaaaatattattttttctaataatataattgatagtAAAGACCAAACTAAGAATAAGATACAATTTTATGTTTAGAGTGGTCATGGATGTAATGCTATTTTCTTCTTAAGTAAGCTTAACTTGGACGACACTCCTCCCCTCTTTTAGGCTAAGGGCAAAAAAGAGATGATACCTCAAGTTCCTAACCTCTGAGATTTTGCGTTCGAGCTTGTAAGACGACAATTTTCGTTCgtctggttaattggttaagtacaTTTGCAGATTATATGCTTAACTTGTGGGTATTAGTCGCACtccgaaaaaaaaaaactttcgaaaaaataaaataaaaaattgaatgacACCCACATCCACATGATTAAATGGTGCATTTTTACCATATATAGGGTTAcaataatatagtttaaaaaGGGAAGAGATTATtaagtaaaacaaaataattaggTTTTATTTATAAGTGAGACATGAGGATCATGAATAACATGAGCTTGATCACTAAACAACCAATTCTCAAGCATTGAGAGATTATTAACAGACATCTCAACCTTGGTCGAAGTCTCACCTTGAATTAAAACATCATTATTATTGTCCCTTGAGGAGGACATTGAATTAAAACTTGTAATTATTTGttgatcatcatcattatcCGCCAGCTTCTTTCTTGACGGTGGATCATCTTTGACCCATCCTTGCAGCAATCTGGCTATGTTACCGGTGCTAAGGAAATAATTGGAAGAaggatcatgatcatgatcatgatcatcgAGGATGCTAATTGAAGACaacttctcttcttctttattattattattattgatattattgGGTAGTGTTGTTATAACTTGGTTGTAGAGCTTCTTCTTCTGCTGCTTCTTTTTGAGATGGGTATTCCAATAATTCTTGATGTCGTTATCAGTTCTATCGGGAAGGTAGGAAGCTATGGATGCCCATCTataaaatgaatgaacaaaTGAATTATAAGTTAAGCAAATTAACTAAAAGAGAAAAAGTAGATTATATTTGGCATTTGGATCTTGCTTATTTCCATGAATTGCTTGAAGGTGGATTATCATGTGATCTTCTTGATCGGTAAAGTTGCCTCTTTTAATTCCTGGCCTTAGATAATTAGTCCATCTCAGTCTGCAACTCTTACTGCATCTGCTCAATCCTAAGTAATAAACAAAATCATGTCATGGAGGATGATTGTTAATTACTAGTACTAAACATATGAACTCGTGTCCACAGGATCATGAGTTTAAGTCTTCAAACTCAGaccattttttttgaaaaagaaaatagtatgaatgaatgaatgaaccTGCTTTGGTAGAAAGAGATCTCCAGTTACCAGGGCCATGTTGTTGAACATAAGAAAGAAGCATAATGTCTTCTTCAGGAGCCCATGGCCCTTTCTTCACTCCTTGTTTCTCACAACAAGGTGTTCTTCCCATTATTATCACCTACACAAAACCCATCTCATCTATTTATTCATTCAATAATATTGAATAagtaataatatgtttttgtcaTGTGGTTCCAAAGGCCGCCCccaaataattctaaaaaataaaataaaaaatatttgtcaagAATGGGATTTGAACCCATGCCCTTTCGGACCAGTACCTGAAACTGGCGCCTTAGACCAACTCGGCCATCTTGACTTTGTGATAAAAAATTgcttaacttattttataatctagTAGAAATCTTCTATACCTCATAATTAAACGAGTCTATTGCTCTAATAAgtaatagggaaatttgatgaaatgaccctaaaaagggGAGTAAATGAGCGGGTGAAAATGTGGTGGTGaccacttcatatttttttgataaaattgtcTCTGTCGCGAAACGCAACCGGATGacatgtgaaaagtccacaatcggATTGTCGGTTGCCTCTTGcgaatgccggttgcgtctcgcgaatgccggttgTGTCTTGCGAATGCATCTCGCAATTttcggttgcgtctcgcgaatgtcgATTGCTTCTTGCAACCGGgggtgcgtctcgcgattgtggacttttcacatgttatccggttgcgtctcgcaaccaacggttgcgtctcgcaaccAACGGTTGCGTCTCGCAAAAGGGacaattttgtcaaaaaaatatgaaatggtCACCagcgtatttaaaattatgtgatGGTCACCGACTCATTACCCCTATTAcgaggtcatttcgtcaaatttccctaataataattagttttaagtat from Impatiens glandulifera chromosome 9, dImpGla2.1, whole genome shotgun sequence includes the following:
- the LOC124915703 gene encoding transcription factor MYB60-like, which codes for MGRTPCCEKQGVKKGPWAPEEDIMLLSYVQQHGPGNWRSLSTKAGLSRCSKSCRLRWTNYLRPGIKRGNFTDQEDHMIIHLQAIHGNKWASIASYLPDRTDNDIKNYWNTHLKKKQQKKKLYNQVITTLPNNINNNNNKEEEKLSSISILDDHDHDHDPSSNYFLSTGNIARLLQGWVKDDPPSRKKLADNDDDQQIITSFNSMSSSRDNNNDVLIQGETSTKVEMSVNNLSMLENWLFSDQAHVIHDPHVSLINKT